The nucleotide window AAATCTTCCAGGTCGGCCTCAATAAAAAAATAAAAAAGATGAGGCGGCTGCCGACAGTCCGGCAGATCTCCGCCTCCTGCAAACAACGATATTTTACTTCGGCGCCTTTGCGGCCTCGCTTCTGAGCAGCGCGACAAGTTCTGCCGGCACGTTGTCGAGGTTCTTTTCGAACCCTTTCGTTATCTCCACAAACGCCTCTATATCCGGATGTTCTTCCACGATGGTGCCGGCTTTTTTGATGACTTCGAGACGCTCCTGCTCAAGCTGTTCGAGTTTCGCGACCTGGAATTTTCCGGCCTCAAGCGCCGCTTCTTTTATGATCTTCTGATGCTCCGCGCTGAGGGCATTGAACCATTTGGGATTGGCCAAAACGGCAGTGGGCTCGTAGGTGTGAGCGTCAAGCGAAAGATACTTCTGCACTTCGTAAAATTTGGAGGAGTAGATTGTGGAGATCGGATTCTCCTCCCCGTCCACGACCTTCTGCTGAAGCGAGCTGTAAAGCTCCCCAAACGCGATCGGCGTAGGAATGCCGCCAAGCAGCTTGATGAGCTCCATCCATCCCTTGGACTCCATTACGCGGATCTTGAGTCCCTTCAGGTCGGCCGGCGTCTTAATGGGACGCGTATTGTTGGTGAAATGCTTGAATCCCATCTCCCACCAGTCGAGATTGATGAACCCCTTCGCGTTGACGAGTTCCGTCATTTTCTGCCCAAACGGGCCGGAATACACGGCGGCCACCTGTTTGCGGGTATGCAGCACGTAAGGAAGTCCGAATATGGCCGTCTCCGGGACAAAACTCGGCAACGCGCCGCCCGCCGAGATCGTCGTCATTTCCATGGTCCCCATGCGCACGCCCTCGATGGCATCCCGTTCGCTGCCCAGCTGACCCGACGGGAATATCTGGACGGTAATCTCCTTCCCGGAACGCTCCTCCACGAGTTTTTTAAACTGCTCCAGCGCAATCTGGTACTGGTGCTCGGTGCTGCCGGCGTGCGCCACCCTTATCTGCACCGCGGCGAAAGCGCCGCCGCACGAAAAGAGCAAAACCGCCGCTGTCAACGCAAAAAACTTCGCATACTTCTTCATTTCTTCCCCTCCATTCTATTATATGAATGGTCATATCCCCCACCGAAGATGGGAGTGTATGACTTCCTCAGCCCGTTCGATTCCATTTTTTAAAATGAACTTACTTCAAGTTGAAGACCGGTTTTTCTGATAAGGCGTCCGAGCAGAAAATCCACATCATCTTTCGTTCCCGCTGAAAGCGCGGCCACCGGTTCGCGCTGCGCCGCATGGGCAATCAATCCCCGTTTGCACAGCACATATTTACGTATGGCGATTCCAATTTTCGGCTGCCCCTCATAGCGCAAATAGGGCAGATGCGCGTCGTATAAATCCTGAAATTCGCTTCTTTTCCCACTTTCCACAAGCTTCAGACCTTCCACCAGGAACTCGGGAAAAGGATAGCCCGTCATGGCGCCCGACGCCCCCGCGGCGTATTCACAGTCCAGGGAAAGCCCGCCATTTCCGCCGAAAATCGGGATATTTCTCATGGAGCCTTCTCTCTTAAACTGATTCAGCGTTCTGAGTTTATCCATCCCCGGCCAGTCCTCGTTTTTGATTGCCACGCAGGATTCGTTCCGGTTGACGATTTCCCGCAGGACGTTCGGCGTAAAAACGACCTGATGAACGAGGGGATAATCCTGAATCACGAAAGGAACGCCGGATCCCAGAGTTCTGGCGACGCAATCGAAATATTCGATAATCTGGGCGTCGCTGCGCAGGTGAGAAGGAGGCGCTATCTGAACGCCGCCGGCGCCGGCCGCCATTGCGTTCAAGGCGGTGCGTCTCATCGAGGCGAATCCGGGAGAGCTTGCTCCCACAATGATTTCCAATCCGCCGGAGTGTTGGACGAACTCCCGAATCACAGCGTCCGTTTCGTCGCAGTCCAGTTTTGTGGCTTCACCGAGCAACCCCAGAATCGTTATGCCGGCCACTCCGACATTTTTATAAAAGCGGCAAAGCCTGGCGATCGAAGCAAAATCGATCGCTCCGTCCGGCAGGAAGGGCGTCGGAGAGATCGGGAAAACACCCCTCGTTTCTGTGGAAAGCATGATTTATATCGCCTTCGTTCTCAAATCAGTATTGAAAGCCATTGCCAATATAGGCTTATTCTTAATCCCGTTTATTCCGGCCTTTTCATCCTTAAAAATTCTTCGACGTGGAACAGCAGAGAATCGATGTCGTTTTCAGTGGTGTAATGGTGCATCGAAACTCTGATGCCGCCGGTCCCGACGGCACAGCGCAGGGAGACGATCAGCCCTCTGGAGATCAGGTAATCGACCAGCTCTTTTTCACGGGATGATTTTCCGTCCTTTAAGCCGAGATTGAAGCTGACGGTGGACGACATGTGTTTCCGATTCTTCGAGCTGCAGGTGTCGACGCCGATTTTCTTCAGGCCCTCCGTGAGCCGAATATTCAGCGAAATGATTTTTTCTTCGATTTTTTCGAGCCCGATGTCAAGCAGTATCTCTATGGCCCGGGTCAAACCCAAAATGCCGATGTAGTTTTTGTAAGCGCCTATCTCGAATTTCATCGCGGTCCGCACGTTGGGACAGGGGTCGAAAGGGGTTCTGCTGGGGTTCTCCAGATAAGAGACATAATTCTGATAACCGCTGGGCAGCTCCACGTTGAAATACGTGTCGTAGCTCGGCTCCAGTTTCTCGACCAGTTCCCGCCTGACGTACAAAAATCCCATGCCGAACGGATTACAAATCCATTTCTTCGAGCCGGTACAATAAAAATCCGCGCCGGTCTCCCTTACGTCGACGCGCATCGCGCCGACCTCCTGTATCCCGTCCACCGCGACGAGGCAGTTGCTGCGATGGGCCAGCTCGGATATTTCTCGGACATCGGCCCGAAAGCCGTTGATCTCCTGGACGGAAGCGAGCACGATGAGTTTTGTATGCTGATCAATGTATTTTCCGAAGATTTCCGCCGTGATCTCCCCGCCGACGTTTTCCACCCTGCGTATTTCGAAGCCGACTTTCCTTTGTTTTGGCCTGAGACAGAGGTAGGACGCCTGATATTCCAGGTCACAGATCAGCACGTTGTCCTCAGGCGCCAGCTCGACGATTTCAGATACGATACCCAGCCCGTGAGTCGTGCTCTCCACAAGCGCGATTTCGTCCGGAGAGCAATTAATCAGCCTTGCGACACGCTCGCGGCATGTCGCGAGGTACGACCGCATGATATTTGTCTTTTCGCTTCCCGGCAGCTGGCGATTACGCATAAGTTCCACGAAATCCCCCGCGCACGACAAAACCTCATCAGGATAAATTCCCGCGCATGCGCTGTCCAGGTAAATCGATTTTTCCGTCTCCATTATCCTTACGACTGCCTCCCTGTCTGGTTATGCCGCCGACTCTGCCCGCGAGCGTTTCCGATACTGGATGAATACGGCGGCAGCGGCGACCACTCCGGCCGCGAAGTTGAGCAGATAGGGAGTAGTCAGCAGAGTGATACCCGACGCAACAAAAATCACACGTTCAAGGATATTCATGTTTGTTACGAAATATCCGGTCAGGCCGGATGCCACCAGGAACATGCCGATAACCGCCGTCACTATGG belongs to Synergistaceae bacterium and includes:
- a CDS encoding DctP family TRAP transporter solute-binding subunit — encoded protein: MKKYAKFFALTAAVLLFSCGGAFAAVQIRVAHAGSTEHQYQIALEQFKKLVEERSGKEITVQIFPSGQLGSERDAIEGVRMGTMEMTTISAGGALPSFVPETAIFGLPYVLHTRKQVAAVYSGPFGQKMTELVNAKGFINLDWWEMGFKHFTNNTRPIKTPADLKGLKIRVMESKGWMELIKLLGGIPTPIAFGELYSSLQQKVVDGEENPISTIYSSKFYEVQKYLSLDAHTYEPTAVLANPKWFNALSAEHQKIIKEAALEAGKFQVAKLEQLEQERLEVIKKAGTIVEEHPDIEAFVEITKGFEKNLDNVPAELVALLRSEAAKAPK
- a CDS encoding dihydrodipicolinate synthase family protein, with protein sequence MLSTETRGVFPISPTPFLPDGAIDFASIARLCRFYKNVGVAGITILGLLGEATKLDCDETDAVIREFVQHSGGLEIIVGASSPGFASMRRTALNAMAAGAGGVQIAPPSHLRSDAQIIEYFDCVARTLGSGVPFVIQDYPLVHQVVFTPNVLREIVNRNESCVAIKNEDWPGMDKLRTLNQFKREGSMRNIPIFGGNGGLSLDCEYAAGASGAMTGYPFPEFLVEGLKLVESGKRSEFQDLYDAHLPYLRYEGQPKIGIAIRKYVLCKRGLIAHAAQREPVAALSAGTKDDVDFLLGRLIRKTGLQLEVSSF
- a CDS encoding aminotransferase class V-fold PLP-dependent enzyme; amino-acid sequence: METEKSIYLDSACAGIYPDEVLSCAGDFVELMRNRQLPGSEKTNIMRSYLATCRERVARLINCSPDEIALVESTTHGLGIVSEIVELAPEDNVLICDLEYQASYLCLRPKQRKVGFEIRRVENVGGEITAEIFGKYIDQHTKLIVLASVQEINGFRADVREISELAHRSNCLVAVDGIQEVGAMRVDVRETGADFYCTGSKKWICNPFGMGFLYVRRELVEKLEPSYDTYFNVELPSGYQNYVSYLENPSRTPFDPCPNVRTAMKFEIGAYKNYIGILGLTRAIEILLDIGLEKIEEKIISLNIRLTEGLKKIGVDTCSSKNRKHMSSTVSFNLGLKDGKSSREKELVDYLISRGLIVSLRCAVGTGGIRVSMHHYTTENDIDSLLFHVEEFLRMKRPE